One window of Solwaraspora sp. WMMA2056 genomic DNA carries:
- a CDS encoding type I restriction endonuclease subunit R, with protein MGEADWESHALEQLGELGWEPGAGKDFAPGSGQRQTWADLVLVEDLRAAVELLNPTLPQGAVADAVRAATDVASREAFAENRAAHERLVNGIRSIVYTDSFGAEHNPTVRLVDLHDPGRNIFRAISQVLVIDGDFRRRFDIVLYVNGLPVAMVELKNATDEHATLPGAHAQLQTYLAEFPLAFRHAVLCLVSDGITAKYGTPFTAYEHFAPWNIDDEGQRVDTSSPEYDGPEALSVALHGLFNQRRFLDLAAGFVNFTSDTKRIAKAHQHFAVIRAVECIVHAAQSDGKAGVVWHTQGSGKSEEMVCTAAMTARHPALKNPTIVVLTDRTDLDDQLFGTFQESQMLLGQEPVQVDTRVALRDELSNRNAGGIIFTTLQKFGRTKEERQAGRSHPLLSDRRNLLVIVDEAHRSHYDTLDGYARHLRDALPHATFIAFTGTPISTAEVNTRAIFGDYIDVYDLKRAVDDEATVRVYHEPRIIPVSLPPDIDPDTIDEEVEQLTASLDDGERRKAEAKVATLNTIYGAPDRVETLAKDLVEHWEERRTLMEPQLGGPGKAMLVGATREICVRIFNAIKELRPDWADPAVDKGKMKIVFHGVPSDDELLRPHHLRPSQLKTVQARAKDPDDELELLIVHSMLLTGYDAPPIHTIYMDRPMRGANLMQALARVNRRFRGKQDGLLVGYAPLTENLRKALTEYSRRDQEDQTLGREIDRAIGEVHNEIAVIEAMLAPINWRAILDNEKDHIRRVRAIRKAANYLRDPRTPGNAVEPGTKPLHQRFRDSAGRLERFYTLCATSRDFVERAGDIQRLRRDITFFRDVRVWIVKEEAADREAKGLPNTAEVERYLAHLAAQVVDATDITDIYEEAGLGRLDITDLNGVALQRLQDSETPHLAVSALRRLIEQKMREVTKHNVVRQERFSALLEDLMSRYMRQQLTSAQLIVELVALAKEVSADARRGQRFDPPLNHAELAFYDAVAQNEAATELMGVGTLADIARELVKSIQSSITVDWFSREPVRAKLRSHIRRLLARYDYPPDHERAAVDLVIRQMETFADEWAPNGRSANR; from the coding sequence ATGGGCGAGGCAGACTGGGAGTCGCACGCGCTGGAGCAGCTCGGGGAGCTCGGGTGGGAGCCCGGTGCGGGCAAGGACTTCGCGCCAGGGTCGGGGCAGCGTCAGACCTGGGCCGACCTGGTGCTCGTCGAGGACCTGCGGGCAGCGGTCGAGCTGCTCAACCCCACGCTGCCGCAGGGCGCCGTCGCCGACGCGGTGCGGGCCGCCACCGACGTGGCCTCTCGGGAGGCGTTCGCCGAGAACCGGGCAGCGCACGAGCGGCTGGTCAACGGCATCCGGTCGATCGTCTACACCGACTCGTTCGGTGCCGAGCACAACCCGACCGTACGGCTGGTTGATCTGCACGACCCCGGCCGCAACATTTTCCGGGCGATCAGCCAGGTCCTGGTCATCGACGGCGACTTCCGGCGACGCTTCGACATCGTGCTCTACGTCAACGGCTTGCCGGTCGCCATGGTGGAGTTGAAGAACGCCACCGACGAGCACGCCACCCTGCCCGGCGCGCACGCCCAGCTTCAGACGTACCTCGCGGAGTTCCCGCTGGCGTTCCGGCACGCCGTGCTCTGCCTGGTCTCTGACGGGATCACCGCGAAGTACGGCACGCCGTTCACGGCCTACGAGCATTTCGCACCATGGAACATCGACGACGAAGGCCAGCGGGTCGACACCAGCTCACCGGAGTACGACGGCCCGGAGGCGTTGTCCGTCGCCCTGCACGGCCTGTTCAACCAGCGGCGTTTCCTGGATCTGGCCGCCGGGTTCGTCAACTTCACCTCGGACACGAAGCGAATCGCCAAGGCGCACCAGCATTTCGCGGTCATCCGGGCCGTCGAGTGCATCGTGCATGCGGCGCAGAGTGACGGGAAGGCGGGCGTCGTCTGGCACACCCAGGGCTCCGGCAAGTCGGAGGAGATGGTCTGCACGGCGGCGATGACCGCCCGGCACCCGGCCCTGAAGAACCCGACGATCGTGGTGCTCACCGACCGCACGGATCTCGACGATCAGCTCTTCGGCACGTTCCAGGAGAGTCAGATGCTGCTCGGCCAGGAGCCGGTCCAGGTCGACACCCGCGTTGCGCTGCGGGATGAGCTGTCCAACCGCAACGCCGGCGGCATCATCTTCACGACGTTGCAGAAGTTCGGGCGGACGAAGGAGGAACGGCAGGCCGGGAGGTCGCATCCGCTCCTGTCCGACCGCCGCAACCTCCTGGTGATCGTCGACGAGGCGCACCGCAGCCACTACGACACCCTCGACGGCTATGCCCGGCACCTGCGCGACGCGCTGCCGCACGCGACGTTCATCGCCTTCACCGGCACCCCGATCTCCACCGCCGAGGTCAACACCCGTGCCATCTTCGGCGACTACATCGACGTGTACGACCTGAAGCGCGCCGTCGACGACGAGGCGACCGTGCGGGTCTACCACGAGCCGCGGATCATCCCGGTGTCGCTGCCACCGGACATCGACCCGGACACCATCGACGAGGAGGTGGAGCAGCTCACCGCCAGCCTGGACGACGGGGAGCGACGCAAAGCCGAAGCCAAGGTGGCGACGCTCAACACGATCTACGGTGCCCCGGACCGGGTCGAGACCCTGGCGAAGGACCTGGTCGAGCACTGGGAGGAGCGGCGCACGTTGATGGAGCCGCAGCTCGGCGGGCCAGGTAAGGCGATGCTGGTCGGCGCGACCCGGGAGATCTGCGTCCGCATCTTCAACGCGATCAAGGAGCTACGGCCCGACTGGGCGGACCCGGCCGTCGACAAGGGCAAGATGAAGATCGTCTTCCATGGGGTGCCCAGCGACGACGAGCTGCTGCGCCCGCATCACCTGCGCCCGTCGCAGCTCAAGACCGTACAGGCTCGGGCGAAGGACCCGGACGACGAGCTGGAGCTGCTCATCGTGCATTCGATGCTGCTCACCGGCTACGACGCGCCGCCGATCCACACGATCTACATGGACCGGCCGATGCGCGGCGCCAACCTGATGCAGGCCCTAGCCCGGGTCAACCGCCGCTTCCGGGGCAAGCAGGACGGCCTGCTGGTCGGCTACGCCCCGCTGACCGAGAACCTGCGGAAGGCGCTCACCGAGTACAGCCGGCGCGACCAGGAGGACCAGACCCTCGGCCGGGAGATCGATCGGGCCATCGGCGAGGTACACAACGAGATCGCCGTCATCGAAGCGATGCTGGCCCCGATCAACTGGAGGGCGATCCTCGACAACGAGAAGGACCACATCCGCCGGGTGCGGGCGATCCGGAAGGCCGCCAACTACCTGCGCGACCCGCGTACCCCCGGCAACGCCGTCGAGCCCGGCACCAAGCCGCTGCACCAGCGGTTCCGTGACTCGGCTGGCCGGCTGGAGCGCTTCTACACGCTCTGCGCCACCAGCCGTGACTTTGTCGAGCGGGCCGGCGACATCCAACGGCTGCGCCGCGACATCACGTTCTTCCGGGACGTCCGGGTCTGGATCGTCAAGGAGGAGGCCGCCGACCGAGAAGCCAAAGGGCTGCCCAACACGGCCGAGGTGGAGCGCTACCTCGCCCATCTCGCCGCCCAGGTGGTCGACGCCACCGATATCACCGACATCTACGAGGAAGCCGGGCTCGGCCGGCTCGACATCACCGACCTCAACGGGGTAGCGCTGCAGCGCCTGCAAGACTCGGAAACCCCACACCTGGCGGTGTCCGCGCTGCGCCGGCTGATCGAGCAGAAGATGCGCGAGGTCACCAAACACAACGTGGTACGCCAGGAGCGCTTCTCCGCCCTGCTCGAAGACCTGATGAGCCGCTACATGCGTCAGCAGCTGACCAGCGCGCAGCTGATCGTCGAGCTGGTGGCGCTGGCCAAGGAGGTGTCTGCTGACGCCCGCCGTGGCCAGCGGTTCGACCCGCCGCTCAACCACGCCGAGCTGGCCTTCTACGACGCCGTCGCGCAGAACGAGGCGGCTACCGAGTTGATGGGGGTCGGCACCCTCGCCGATATCGCCCGGGAGCTGGTCAAGTCGATCCAGTCGTCGATCACCGTGGACTGGTTCTCCCGCGAGCCGGTGCGCGCCAAGCTGCGCAGCCACATCCGGCGCCTACTGGCCCGCTACGACTACCCGCCGGACCACGAGCGGGCCGCTGTCGACCTGGTGATCCGCCAGATGGAAACCTTCGCCGACGAGTGGGCTCCCAACGGCCGATCCGCCAACCGCTGA
- a CDS encoding DUF433 domain-containing protein codes for MNFERITVNPAQMGGAPCIRGLRIPASTVVAMVADGMSPDEIVLELPDLAVDDVWEALRFAAEAVRERKLPLHRAA; via the coding sequence ATGAACTTCGAGCGGATCACCGTCAATCCCGCTCAGATGGGTGGGGCACCCTGTATCCGTGGGCTGCGCATCCCGGCCTCGACGGTGGTGGCTATGGTCGCGGACGGCATGAGCCCGGACGAGATCGTCTTGGAGCTGCCGGACCTGGCCGTTGATGACGTCTGGGAGGCACTGCGCTTCGCGGCCGAGGCTGTCCGGGAGCGGAAACTGCCGTTGCATCGCGCGGCATGA
- a CDS encoding DUF397 domain-containing protein, whose translation MDLSTAPSWRTSTYTDSGSCVEVADNLPGRVLVRDTKDRSGPMLTFGPAAWRSFVELAKQH comes from the coding sequence ATGGACCTGAGCACCGCCCCCAGTTGGCGTACCAGCACTTACACCGATTCTGGCTCCTGCGTCGAGGTGGCCGACAACCTGCCCGGCCGGGTCCTGGTCCGGGACACCAAGGACCGCAGCGGCCCGATGCTGACCTTCGGCCCGGCCGCCTGGCGTTCCTTCGTCGAGCTGGCCAAGCAGCACTGA
- a CDS encoding helix-turn-helix transcriptional regulator, protein MSASEYLVIELRRIRESLGLTQESWAERVHFSAKHVGSIERGERPALPDYLASVDKAFGTALMKFYREFVVGERTPVWFRPFSDHEGGATLIRAFQPLLIPGLLQTEAYAEAVLTAYRVPEEAAAIALTTRMGRQAILRREKPCQLAAVIDESVLTRRAGSPEIMREQLTALVEACQRPNIQVQVVPSEVGVYPGMDGPFVLANVDGRTVGFLEGHLDGRVVEAPDHTADLEGTWETIRGYALPHHQSLDLITRTAEKWT, encoded by the coding sequence ATGTCTGCGAGCGAGTATCTGGTAATAGAGCTACGCCGCATCCGGGAGTCGCTGGGGCTCACTCAGGAGTCGTGGGCGGAGCGCGTCCACTTCTCGGCAAAGCACGTGGGCTCCATCGAGCGCGGTGAGCGGCCGGCGCTGCCGGACTATCTGGCCTCGGTCGACAAGGCGTTCGGCACCGCGTTGATGAAGTTCTACCGGGAGTTCGTCGTCGGCGAGCGCACGCCGGTCTGGTTCCGGCCGTTCAGCGACCACGAGGGCGGTGCGACGCTGATCCGGGCGTTCCAGCCGCTGCTGATCCCCGGCCTGCTGCAGACCGAGGCGTACGCCGAGGCGGTGCTGACGGCGTACCGGGTGCCCGAGGAGGCGGCGGCGATCGCGTTGACCACCCGGATGGGTCGGCAGGCCATCCTGCGGCGGGAGAAGCCCTGCCAGCTTGCCGCCGTCATCGACGAGAGCGTGCTGACCCGGCGGGCCGGCAGCCCCGAGATCATGCGGGAGCAGTTGACCGCACTGGTCGAGGCCTGCCAGCGGCCGAACATCCAGGTGCAGGTGGTGCCGTCCGAGGTGGGCGTCTACCCGGGGATGGACGGTCCGTTCGTGCTGGCCAACGTCGATGGCCGCACGGTCGGCTTCCTGGAGGGGCACCTGGACGGCCGGGTGGTGGAGGCCCCGGACCACACGGCCGACTTGGAGGGCACCTGGGAGACAATCCGGGGGTACGCTCTGCCGCACCACCAGAGCCTTGACCTGATCACGAGGACGGCTGAGAAATGGACCTGA
- a CDS encoding DUF6406 domain-containing protein, protein MRCSVAELSTERDRMVPSHPDVLVIRNNTQVNMGTFSLGAGGANPRRPVTAQVVVAYPGSADSTTHLLRLGETFPIGADYWYFAGAHFENAGRWRVTVRRLAPGEAPPVVDESTAVTGWRPAQLQPFGQLDEARLQALEQALGRELTGDYRDWLAETNGAQPTEPQWVPGAPFTLFPGRPLLGVHPEYPAYDLLAAEREWRVGKLSTDFLVIAVPMEGLLLLRLTDPHPGTVGFLPNDLLAGPGTPEVIAWRERQVVTTGLGWSFGDFLGRLTPLDAPTA, encoded by the coding sequence ATGAGATGCTCGGTGGCTGAACTCTCGACGGAAAGGGACAGGATGGTGCCGTCGCACCCCGATGTGCTGGTGATCCGGAACAACACACAGGTGAACATGGGTACGTTCAGCCTCGGTGCGGGTGGGGCGAACCCGCGTCGACCGGTGACCGCACAGGTGGTGGTGGCCTACCCCGGGTCTGCCGATTCGACGACGCACCTGCTGCGGCTGGGCGAGACCTTCCCGATCGGTGCCGATTACTGGTACTTCGCTGGGGCGCATTTCGAGAATGCTGGCCGGTGGCGGGTGACGGTGCGGCGGCTGGCGCCGGGTGAGGCGCCGCCGGTGGTGGACGAGTCGACGGCGGTGACCGGTTGGCGGCCTGCGCAGCTGCAGCCGTTTGGCCAGCTGGACGAGGCGCGGTTGCAGGCGTTGGAGCAGGCGTTGGGTCGCGAGTTGACGGGCGACTACCGGGACTGGCTGGCCGAGACGAACGGCGCGCAGCCGACGGAGCCCCAGTGGGTGCCGGGTGCGCCGTTCACCCTGTTTCCGGGGCGGCCGCTGTTGGGGGTCCATCCGGAGTATCCGGCGTACGACCTGCTGGCGGCGGAGCGGGAGTGGCGGGTCGGGAAGCTGTCGACGGACTTCCTGGTGATCGCCGTACCGATGGAGGGTCTGCTGCTGCTGCGGTTGACGGACCCGCATCCGGGGACGGTCGGTTTCCTGCCGAACGATCTGCTGGCCGGCCCCGGTACGCCGGAGGTGATCGCCTGGCGGGAGCGGCAGGTGGTCACCACCGGCCTGGGCTGGTCGTTCGGCGACTTCCTCGGCCGGCTCACCCCACTCGACGCGCCGACCGCCTGA
- a CDS encoding toxin glutamine deamidase domain-containing protein, whose translation MVGVGGFDGVGVAQPQVHVVGVGEDDGVQGVADGGPGVAGVGHDRSVSTPPALLPLPDTRLIGPQGLSPLEDPRYQSDLEHSLTAPDGYQVGSDPAVHPYGGLINDGGPSQPGRGNNCLDASLAALASFYGQPQVALPRWPDPLPDGRTDWASGEAAGIERAEAWLGGQWAPQPADMPGTPRERAERISRQYGELQDQLATGGPGSAALVVAEWLKLDRLTGQPAVDEDGNVVVHDAHAFVVVHPADADGPVWWDPQQGTVWTEPPTEYVEMTHTLWSMTVPPGEVPGDDGGRRAATDRTAGRDGESDRTASVRVRLAGEGDTVDRTAGDGGARRDGLLHHRPVGDGDGARQPADTGGHEAVRGGEAAGPDQRAPDLAASRDGGPADARLTRIRELAAHYTAADPPTRLTLRAEIGVLVDQLGLTGGTPQAYARWVQLPPDLANLLLRLTSPALAPETVLAVLGADPATLTEPQRAQQRDYRARLVHNGYVPFAPQLTEQLHRLAVDAEHGQQSLPTLPASAGQVIGLRPDQIAQLRAVDPALAARIARDGVYVDLTGRVDVSPYVLANAPQVDVGGVHPGFDLTTDAGRRALLAEDTRRAYATVTATYGQNPEVVRLLGSHRFHYLGQSRTMVLVSDALTRSILNLAPSAPVAPAPEAAPLAAGPTEIHVYADHPSLPEPEPGEVAPAYGRPVDPRSGAPAPLWNGPPRREHVAQGALGDCGMLASIGAVAGHSPQTIGHLFHPNPDGTVDVLLHESSLPGDRTAPTGRRLRLTVTPDVPVHAIMPGQAAYADQSQVGAAWASILEKALAAVDRTWTESRQVHWQQQWQGWQGRTDPHRAAPLGYARMNPGSTPDLWAELLTQLTGEPARTGRFPIAPGSEPTAEATLARLLAQGNPVIASTRPPDRYLHLPNGTPPYGLYAGHAYEVVAAQGGHVWLRNPWNHGHPQPIPVRAFLDLMSRDYAHLDRAPVVPPPPPLPPVAEQASRPGESMAQARVGGSAGVASTALTAAGPGRTVVDRGGAYFVYYVDRDPAGELVQLVAVEVGPDGQQRSTGWSADRATPGAGAVAPLAAGAERLPVSRAEAEQVARSEWGFELPDEPTLHEMLGG comes from the coding sequence GTGGTCGGGGTCGGTGGGTTCGATGGCGTCGGCGTAGCGCAGCCGCAGGTCCATGTCGTCGGGGTTGGCGAGGATGACGGCGTACAGGGCGTCGCTGACGGCGGGCCGGGCGTCGCTGGCGTCGGACATGACCGCAGCGTATCGACGCCACCGGCGTTACTGCCGCTACCGGACACTCGGCTGATTGGTCCGCAGGGACTCTCTCCGCTGGAAGACCCTCGCTACCAATCAGATCTGGAGCACAGCCTCACTGCGCCTGACGGCTACCAGGTCGGCTCGGATCCGGCGGTCCATCCGTACGGGGGGTTGATCAATGACGGCGGGCCGTCGCAGCCAGGTAGGGGAAACAACTGCCTGGACGCATCACTGGCCGCGCTGGCCAGCTTCTACGGCCAGCCACAGGTAGCTCTGCCGCGCTGGCCGGACCCGCTTCCTGACGGTCGAACAGACTGGGCGAGTGGGGAGGCGGCTGGCATCGAACGGGCAGAAGCCTGGCTGGGCGGTCAGTGGGCACCCCAGCCAGCCGACATGCCTGGTACACCCCGTGAACGGGCCGAGAGGATCAGCCGACAGTACGGAGAACTGCAGGACCAGCTGGCAACTGGTGGGCCGGGGTCAGCAGCCCTGGTGGTAGCGGAATGGCTCAAGCTGGACCGACTGACCGGACAACCGGCCGTCGACGAAGATGGAAACGTCGTCGTGCACGACGCGCATGCATTCGTGGTGGTTCACCCGGCGGATGCCGATGGGCCCGTCTGGTGGGATCCACAGCAGGGGACGGTGTGGACCGAGCCGCCGACGGAGTACGTCGAGATGACGCACACTCTATGGTCGATGACAGTACCCCCAGGGGAGGTGCCGGGCGATGACGGAGGACGACGCGCAGCAACTGATCGAACGGCTGGTCGGGACGGCGAATCCGATCGAACTGCATCCGTTCGAGTTCGGCTGGCTGGCGAAGGAGACACCGTCGACCGAACAGCGGGCGACGGGGGCGCACGTCGGGATGGGCTGCTACATCATCGACCAGTCGGGGACGGTGACGGTGCACGGCAGCCTGCCGATACCGGTGGTCATGAAGCAGTACGCGGCGGCGAGGCGGCAGGGCCGGATCAGCGGGCACCAGATCTGGCCGCGAGTCGCGACGGTGGACCAGCCGATGCGCGGCTGACCCGGATCCGGGAGCTGGCGGCCCACTACACCGCCGCCGACCCGCCGACCCGGCTGACGCTGCGCGCCGAGATCGGCGTACTCGTCGACCAGCTCGGCCTGACCGGCGGCACCCCGCAGGCGTACGCGCGGTGGGTGCAGCTGCCGCCGGACCTGGCGAACCTGCTGCTGCGGCTCACCTCACCGGCGCTCGCCCCGGAGACCGTACTGGCGGTGCTCGGCGCGGACCCGGCGACGCTGACCGAGCCGCAACGTGCCCAGCAGCGCGACTACCGGGCCCGGCTGGTCCACAACGGGTACGTGCCGTTCGCGCCGCAGCTCACCGAGCAGCTGCACCGGCTCGCCGTCGACGCCGAGCACGGCCAGCAGAGCCTGCCGACGTTGCCGGCCTCCGCCGGCCAGGTGATCGGGTTGCGCCCGGATCAGATCGCCCAGCTGCGGGCCGTCGATCCGGCGCTGGCCGCGCGGATCGCCCGCGACGGCGTGTACGTGGACCTGACCGGCCGGGTCGACGTCAGCCCGTACGTGTTGGCGAACGCGCCGCAGGTCGACGTGGGCGGCGTACACCCTGGGTTTGACCTGACGACGGACGCCGGCCGGCGGGCGCTGCTGGCCGAGGACACCCGTCGGGCGTACGCGACGGTCACCGCGACGTACGGGCAGAACCCGGAGGTGGTTCGGCTGCTCGGCAGCCACCGGTTCCACTACCTGGGGCAGTCCCGCACGATGGTGCTGGTCTCGGATGCGCTGACGAGGTCGATCCTCAACCTGGCGCCGAGCGCGCCGGTCGCGCCAGCGCCGGAAGCGGCACCGCTCGCCGCCGGTCCGACCGAGATCCACGTGTACGCCGACCATCCCTCCCTGCCGGAGCCGGAGCCCGGGGAGGTGGCACCGGCGTACGGCCGCCCGGTGGATCCGCGCTCCGGTGCACCGGCACCCCTGTGGAACGGGCCGCCCCGGCGGGAGCACGTCGCGCAGGGAGCGCTCGGCGACTGCGGCATGTTGGCGTCGATCGGTGCGGTCGCCGGGCACAGCCCGCAGACGATCGGGCACCTGTTCCACCCGAATCCGGACGGCACCGTCGACGTCCTGCTGCACGAGAGCAGCCTCCCCGGTGACCGGACCGCTCCGACCGGGCGACGGTTGCGGCTCACTGTGACCCCGGACGTTCCGGTGCACGCCATCATGCCGGGTCAGGCCGCCTACGCTGACCAGTCGCAGGTGGGGGCGGCGTGGGCGAGCATCCTGGAGAAGGCGCTCGCGGCGGTCGACCGGACCTGGACCGAGTCCCGGCAGGTCCACTGGCAACAGCAGTGGCAGGGTTGGCAGGGTCGGACCGACCCGCATCGGGCGGCACCGCTGGGCTACGCCCGGATGAACCCCGGCAGCACCCCGGACCTGTGGGCGGAGCTGCTGACCCAGCTCACCGGCGAGCCGGCCCGCACCGGGCGGTTCCCCATCGCACCGGGCAGCGAGCCTACCGCCGAGGCGACGTTGGCCCGGCTGCTGGCCCAGGGGAATCCGGTGATCGCCAGCACCAGGCCGCCGGACCGCTACCTGCATCTGCCGAACGGGACACCGCCGTACGGGCTGTATGCCGGACACGCGTACGAGGTGGTGGCGGCGCAGGGTGGGCACGTCTGGCTGCGCAACCCGTGGAACCACGGCCATCCGCAGCCGATCCCGGTACGGGCGTTCCTCGACCTGATGAGCAGGGACTACGCCCACCTGGATCGCGCTCCGGTCGTGCCGCCGCCCCCGCCGCTGCCGCCCGTCGCGGAGCAGGCGAGCAGACCCGGTGAGTCGATGGCGCAGGCCCGGGTCGGTGGGTCGGCCGGTGTGGCTTCCACCGCGCTGACCGCTGCGGGGCCGGGCCGTACGGTGGTCGACCGGGGCGGCGCGTACTTCGTCTACTACGTGGACCGGGACCCGGCCGGTGAGCTGGTCCAGTTGGTGGCCGTCGAGGTGGGACCGGACGGGCAGCAGCGGTCGACAGGGTGGAGCGCTGACCGGGCGACGCCCGGTGCCGGTGCGGTGGCACCGCTGGCAGCCGGTGCCGAACGCCTGCCGGTGAGCCGGGCGGAGGCTGAGCAGGTGGCGCGCAGCGAGTGGGGCTTCGAGTTGCCGGACGAGCCGACGCTGCATGAGATGCTCGGTGGCTGA